From Pseudomonas putida, one genomic window encodes:
- a CDS encoding DNA-3-methyladenine glycosylase has protein sequence MPDTPPCPARALPDSFFDRDAQVLAKALLGKVIRHRHGDLWLAARIIETEAYYLTDKGSHASLGYTEKRRALFLDGGHIYMYYARGGDSLNFSAHGPGNAVLIKSAYPWVDALSDANSLAQMQLNNPDASGKLRPAERLCAGQTLLCRALGLKVPQWDGQRFDPERLYVEDCAIAVPKVVQAARLGIPHGRDEHLPYRFIDAEYARFCTRNPLRRGQVEGQDYFILEQGS, from the coding sequence ATGCCAGACACGCCTCCCTGCCCTGCCCGCGCCTTGCCCGACAGCTTCTTCGACCGGGACGCCCAGGTCTTGGCCAAAGCCCTGCTCGGCAAAGTCATCCGCCATCGGCACGGCGACCTGTGGCTGGCCGCTCGGATCATTGAAACCGAGGCCTATTACCTGACCGACAAGGGCAGCCATGCCTCGCTTGGCTACACAGAGAAACGCCGGGCGCTGTTTCTAGATGGCGGGCATATCTACATGTATTACGCCCGCGGAGGCGACTCGCTCAATTTCAGCGCACACGGCCCGGGCAATGCAGTGCTCATCAAGTCGGCCTACCCCTGGGTGGACGCCCTTTCCGATGCCAACAGCCTGGCGCAAATGCAGTTGAACAACCCCGACGCCAGCGGCAAGCTGCGCCCAGCCGAACGCCTGTGTGCCGGCCAGACACTGCTCTGCCGGGCGTTGGGCCTGAAGGTGCCGCAGTGGGATGGCCAGCGCTTCGACCCTGAACGCCTGTACGTGGAGGATTGTGCGATCGCCGTACCCAAAGTGGTCCAGGCCGCGCGCCTGGGTATCCCCCATGGCCGCGATGAGCACCTGCCGTACCGTTTCATCGACGCCGAATACGCCCGCTTCTGCACCCGGAACCCGCTGCGCCGGGGCCAAGTCGAAGGGCAAGACTATTTCATTCTCGAACAAGGAAGCTGA
- a CDS encoding bifunctional DedA family/phosphatase PAP2 family protein, with protein MGQWLDSLTGWLSANPQWLGVAIFLVACIECLAIAGIIVPGTVLLFAVAVLAGSGTFSLGETLLLGFLGGLLGDALSYTIGKYFHQNIRRLPLLRHHPEWIGSAETYFQRYGIASLLVGRFIGPLRPMLPMVAGMFDMPLPRFIAVSVLAGAGWSVAYLLPGWATGAAMRLPLPEGFWLDAGIIAGSLAVLIGLSLNSSVRDQRHGTRLIAGLSFVALAGVFLGWPYFHEFDQGVMTLVQEHRSQAVDGTMVLVTRLGDFRTQFFLGGLLTGLLLLARQWRHALFAGGALMGTAIANGSLKWLFARARPEILTDPLTSYSMPSGHSSASFAFFLVIAVLAGRGQPPRLRLTWIMLGCIPALAIALSRVYLGAHWPTDILAGALLACCVCALSLTLVQHRQPLNALPQRVWWLVLPACIALLAFFALYALPLALERYQY; from the coding sequence ATGGGCCAATGGCTCGACAGCCTGACCGGCTGGCTCAGCGCTAACCCGCAGTGGCTTGGCGTGGCAATTTTCCTGGTGGCCTGCATCGAATGCCTGGCCATCGCGGGCATCATCGTGCCGGGTACGGTACTGCTGTTCGCCGTCGCGGTATTGGCCGGCAGCGGGACTTTCAGCCTGGGCGAAACATTGCTGCTGGGGTTCCTCGGTGGCCTGCTCGGTGACGCCCTGTCGTACACGATCGGCAAGTACTTCCACCAGAACATCCGCCGCCTACCCCTGTTACGCCACCACCCGGAATGGATCGGCAGCGCTGAAACGTACTTCCAGCGCTACGGCATCGCCAGCTTGCTGGTTGGCCGTTTCATCGGCCCGCTGCGGCCGATGCTGCCGATGGTCGCGGGCATGTTCGACATGCCGTTGCCGCGTTTCATCGCGGTCAGCGTGCTGGCCGGTGCCGGCTGGTCGGTCGCCTACCTGTTGCCGGGCTGGGCTACCGGGGCGGCCATGCGCCTGCCATTGCCGGAAGGGTTCTGGCTGGATGCAGGCATCATCGCTGGCTCGTTGGCAGTGCTGATCGGACTGAGCCTGAACAGCAGCGTGCGCGACCAGCGCCACGGGACGCGGCTGATCGCCGGCTTGAGCTTTGTGGCGTTGGCCGGTGTGTTTCTGGGGTGGCCGTATTTTCACGAGTTCGACCAGGGCGTGATGACCCTGGTGCAGGAGCATCGCAGCCAAGCGGTGGACGGCACCATGGTGCTGGTGACCCGCTTGGGCGATTTCCGCACCCAGTTTTTCCTGGGCGGGCTGCTCACCGGCCTGCTGCTGCTCGCCCGGCAGTGGCGGCACGCACTGTTCGCCGGCGGCGCCTTGATGGGTACGGCCATTGCCAATGGCTCGCTGAAATGGCTGTTCGCCCGGGCGCGACCGGAAATACTGACTGACCCCTTGACCAGTTACAGCATGCCCAGCGGGCACAGCTCGGCGTCGTTTGCGTTCTTTCTGGTAATAGCCGTGCTGGCCGGGCGGGGCCAGCCGCCACGCTTGCGCCTGACCTGGATCATGCTGGGGTGCATTCCGGCACTGGCGATTGCCCTGTCGCGCGTGTACCTGGGAGCGCATTGGCCGACCGACATTCTGGCCGGGGCCTTGCTGGCCTGCTGCGTCTGCGCGCTCAGCCTGACGCTGGTGCAACATCGCCAGCCGCTCAATGCATTGCCACAGCGGGTGTGGTGGCTGGTACTACCGGCGTGTATCGCGCTGTTGGCCTTTTTTGCCCTGTACGCGCTGCCGCTGGCCCTGGAGCGTTATCAATACTGA
- a CDS encoding LON peptidase substrate-binding domain-containing protein: MTLPLFPLNTVLFPGCLLDLQIFEARYLDMIGRCMKQGTGFGVVCIVEGEQVGKAPPVVASIGCEALIRDFVQQDNGLLGIRVEGVRRFELSQTEVQKDQLLLGEVSWLAEQADSPLTDQDDDLLALLVALGEHPMVEALDMPRDVAGRQALANQLAYLLPFMEEDKLDLLAIDSPSERLAEIQRLLERIQGELFA, translated from the coding sequence ATGACGCTACCGCTGTTTCCCCTCAATACTGTGTTGTTTCCCGGTTGCCTGCTGGATTTGCAGATATTCGAAGCCCGCTACCTGGACATGATTGGCCGCTGCATGAAGCAGGGCACAGGCTTTGGTGTGGTGTGCATCGTCGAAGGCGAGCAGGTCGGTAAGGCGCCACCTGTGGTGGCATCGATCGGGTGCGAGGCGCTGATCCGTGATTTTGTTCAGCAGGACAATGGTCTGCTGGGTATTCGGGTCGAAGGTGTGCGGCGCTTCGAACTGAGCCAGACCGAAGTGCAGAAAGACCAGTTGCTGCTGGGTGAGGTGAGTTGGCTGGCGGAGCAGGCGGACAGCCCGCTGACCGATCAGGACGATGACCTGCTGGCCCTGCTGGTGGCGTTGGGTGAGCACCCGATGGTCGAGGCACTGGACATGCCTCGTGATGTCGCGGGGCGCCAGGCACTGGCCAACCAGCTGGCTTATCTGCTGCCGTTCATGGAGGAGGACAAGCTGGACTTGCTGGCGATCGACTCGCCGTCGGAGCGGCTGGCGGAAATCCAGAGGCTGCTGGAGCGGATTCAGGGTGAGTTGTTTGCCTGA
- a CDS encoding LrgB family protein produces MILDWQGALDAVVHHPLFGIGITLGAYQLVLAAYEKTRWIFLQPVLVSMILVIGVLLVCGIDYREYRKSTEIMNILLGPATVALAVPLYLNLRRIRQLFWPTFTTLVIGGLFATLCCLLLGWWFGAEHMTLMTMAPKSVTSPIAMLVAEQMGGVAALAAVFVLITGVIGAIFGPALLSRFGVHSPEARGMSLGVTAHAVGTSVALQESDECGAFAALAMSLMGVATAVFLPLAVSLVA; encoded by the coding sequence ATGATCCTCGACTGGCAGGGCGCGCTCGATGCGGTTGTCCACCATCCGCTGTTTGGCATTGGTATCACGCTGGGGGCCTACCAGCTCGTGCTGGCCGCCTACGAGAAAACACGCTGGATTTTCCTGCAGCCGGTACTCGTGTCGATGATCTTGGTGATCGGTGTATTGCTGGTCTGTGGTATCGACTACCGCGAGTACCGCAAGAGCACCGAGATCATGAACATCCTGCTGGGGCCGGCCACGGTGGCGTTGGCCGTGCCGCTCTACCTGAACCTGCGGCGTATCCGTCAGCTGTTCTGGCCGACATTTACTACGCTGGTAATCGGAGGCCTGTTCGCTACGCTCTGCTGCCTGTTGCTGGGCTGGTGGTTCGGCGCTGAACATATGACCCTGATGACCATGGCGCCGAAATCGGTGACCTCACCGATTGCCATGCTCGTGGCCGAGCAAATGGGTGGTGTGGCGGCGCTGGCGGCGGTGTTCGTGTTGATCACCGGGGTGATCGGGGCCATCTTCGGCCCGGCGTTGTTGAGCCGTTTTGGCGTGCATAGCCCCGAGGCGCGCGGCATGTCCCTGGGGGTGACCGCGCATGCGGTGGGTACCTCGGTGGCCTTGCAGGAAAGTGACGAGTGTGGCGCTTTTGCCGCACTGGCGATGAGCCTGATGGGGGTGGCCACGGCGGTGTTCCTGCCGTTGGCGGTCAGCCTGGTGGCTTGA